The DNA segment ATTTATCAAGTTCTTAAAAAGTAAGCAAATAACAGAGACGCAGCGTGATGCAAGCATTGACCCTTTCGGAGTAAAAAAAATAGGTGTACCATCTATGGGAGGTATTATCATCATTGTAGCTATATTGGTTCCTGTAATCTTACTAGGAAGAATGCGAAATATATATCTAATATTAATGATAATAACCACTTTATGGCTAGGGTTACTCGGTGGTTTGGATGATTATATAAAGATATTCAGAAAAAATAAAGAAGGACTTCAGGGAAAGTTTAAAATTGTAGGACAAATAGGACTTGGACTTATTGTTGGCATGGTTTTATATTTAAGTCCCGATGCTGTTGTACGTGAGAATCTTACAATACAAAAGCAAGGACAAGAAATGGTTGTCAAGCATAGAAGTAAACCAGTAAAATCATTAAAAACGACAATACCTTTTGTTAAAGGGCACAATCTAGACTATTCAAAGTTAATGGGATTTTGTGGAAAATACAAAACCGCAGCAGGTTGGATTTTATTTGTTATAATGACAATTATTGTCGTTACAGCTGTATCCAATGGAGCTAATCTTAATGACGGAATGGACGGGATGTGTGCTGGAAATTCAGCAATAATAGGAGTTGCACTTGGAATATTCGCATATGTAAGTAGCCATATTGAATATGCGGCCTATCTTAACATTATGTATATACCTGGATCACAGGAACTTGTTGTGTTTATATGCGCATTCGTTGGTGCACTTATTGGATTTCTATGGTACAATGCCTACCCAGCACAGATTTTCATGGGAGATACAGGTTCACTCACAATTGGCGGAATTATCGCTGTATGCGCAATTATCATTCACAAAGAATTAATGCTACCGATTTTATGTGGTATATTCTTTATAGAAAGTCTCAGTGTGATAAT comes from the Xylanibacter oryzae DSM 17970 genome and includes:
- a CDS encoding phospho-N-acetylmuramoyl-pentapeptide-transferase, translating into MLYYLFRFLDQFGIPGSHMWAYISFRALLALILSLIISAWFGEKFIKFLKSKQITETQRDASIDPFGVKKIGVPSMGGIIIIVAILVPVILLGRMRNIYLILMIITTLWLGLLGGLDDYIKIFRKNKEGLQGKFKIVGQIGLGLIVGMVLYLSPDAVVRENLTIQKQGQEMVVKHRSKPVKSLKTTIPFVKGHNLDYSKLMGFCGKYKTAAGWILFVIMTIIVVTAVSNGANLNDGMDGMCAGNSAIIGVALGIFAYVSSHIEYAAYLNIMYIPGSQELVVFICAFVGALIGFLWYNAYPAQIFMGDTGSLTIGGIIAVCAIIIHKELMLPILCGIFFIESLSVIMQVYYYKLGKKHGVKQRIFKRTPIHDNFRTQQSQLDPECKYLVKKPKGAIHESKITIRFWIMTIILAALTIITLKMR